Below is a window of Impatiens glandulifera chromosome 2, dImpGla2.1, whole genome shotgun sequence DNA.
AACTCATTGGTCCTGGGTTAGCTCAAGACTAGGTTCATCAGTCCTGGGCTAGCTTTAGACTAGGTTCATCAGTCCTAGGTTAGCTTTAGACTAGGTTCATCGGTCTAGGTGTATAAATTCACCGGTCATGGGTTAACTCTGGGCTAAGTTCATCGATCCTAAGTTCGGGATACTCGATCTTAAGTTGAACAACTCGGTCTTGGGTTAAAACCCTCGGTTAGACCTAttggtcctagctcaagaacatcggtcggacctctcggttctAGCTCAaaaacatcggtcggacctctcggtccaaGCTCAAGAATATCGGTCAGACACCTCGGTCCTATTGAAATTATTGATtataggtctcggtcctagattcAAATTTCTCGGTCATAGGTTTCGATCCGGACCGAGGAGTTCTAGttgatctctcggtcctaggctaacaagcATCGGTCCTCAAGAGCaccaaattcattttttttgaattcgttttttagcttggattctttgatctaaggtttgggtagcttcacaaatcTCCTatgaacatgttgatcatcatctcaaggtatcaatcaaccTAGACGatgatcaaatcgttcaaaatagtttttgatcaaaatttgagtttttgattttaaagttatttttaggAGAAATAAGCTACGCAATAGCTTCCCTATATCTCATACACTTGATTGGtacaaaaacaagaacattggTGGTTcgttttgatcaaatcaagaactaaaaatttcaattatttttaaaattttttattttgataaaacatgatcgagatggaTCAAATATAATCCAAACAGTTtctcaacatcattacaatcatgttggaatTCTTTATGGACTGTGATTCAATAGAATCcgcccaagaacaacaaatacgtttttctaaattttaaattttgaatttggatttttcagttttaggttgattgattatCTCTAACCTATCTAGAAAGTTCATAATGATCATAGGATTAATATCCAACCATAATACACCATAAACATCAAGCATACgaatttatgcaatttgaaatataaaaatttcaaattcaaacggtaaatatgaattaaagggtgattgtAACATTATCAAGTATTGTAGAACACTCCGTGATCCTTATGCAATCTTTTGGGATGCTCaaatccaagctttaaggcttcaaacaaaaattagaaaaatccGAAAGTGTAACCCCCGAGAATAAGTACCCCTTTCGAGGCGTCCCCATAGTTTAGCACATGTCAAGTGATGCATGGAAATACGGGGGGAATCCCGTGGTGGTtcgaggttcgatgcgtttcaataTTGGTTTGCGTGCCAAGcatattttttgaaatgaaatattttaaaagattttggaAGTATTTGAGAGTTTTTGAAATTAActatgtaaaattaattaattttattcaaatttttaataatttggggattTGTTGTAATTAGATgataatttgattgaaattcgatttaaattaatcaaacataattaatctaaagattatttatttgaaaatagagtcgacaaatgattttagaaaaatcagtcaaatgtacgtgtataaacgtactttatactagagttttcATAATGGGTTCGTTATTTAATTACGCTCGGAAAAGTGTTTTCGCGCTATATCCTCCGCGCCCGTCGAAAACAGTTTTATTCATAACGTAAAAGTCTGGATATtacaagttttatttataacatttatttcttttaattagtagTATAGGGTCCTAAACAATGATAGGTTTAGagtacgtaaataattgtaaaaaaatatttagaagtGCGTACCTACGATTGCGATGATATAAGACTAAGTATAATGCctgaaaatattagaaaagtattaaaatctaaaaataaattccaaacgtggccttagtataaatatttgtttgggaaatattcataaatatttaaaattcattttctgACCtatcgggattatttgaaaatggattgaggttccaaaattacaaaaatacatttgaattttgaaaagtggaaccaaataggcaccgtattgttttaaatttaagtgtGTCGTTGCGTTCCGTCCATCGCCAGGTGATCCATCTGGCGTTTGGGCGTCTAGGTTAACGGGGTTAGCgatcccgttagttgatccagTGTGGAACTGGGCGCACACTACTTCCGTTACAGCCGGATGTGTGGCGTGTTGTTGGGCGCTGGATGAAAATTCAGCGTTGATCCAATGGCTAGAATTTCTACTGcaatgtttaaatataatttttgccACACAggattatcattttatattattaataaaatggttatttgaaatcgaatttctaacaatttcttgtatttttcatcaccaaattaatacacaaaaatatttctaacaacataataaagattatgtttatttatttttggatattttggggtatttatttaattattttaagcaataaattatacataatttatgtttaaaattattattaaattattttacccatttttgaatttattttggttaaaataaatacattattttatccttcaattatttttgaattattatttaatttttctaattatgatttaattatcacaataattaaccctaatttaatttttaatctcttttggggttattttgaatttaaaaattcaaaatattattttattattaataatattgtcaTAAATTGGGgtatatcaaattttcatatttacagaaagcttcaagctttaatgacggattttttattttctttgatttgaagGTGGAGAGTGGATTTCTTTGCTTCAGAATTACATAaaggggatatttatagttgtcAAAGGTTGATTGTGAgcttcaagtggatcgaatcagccaaaagtcattaatgacgtTTTGACTATTCTTTATCCCACTTGAAATTATAGGTAGTGATTGTACCTATATTTGTAAGGGAAATGATCAACGAAGTAtagtgatcatttcaccttttgaatcaTCAGTTTTGGTTGACTATGGAaggagttttatttttttagaaaatcaaaaCGGGTTGTTCTTATCCACTACGGCGTCGAGACGAAGAAGATGGTGGCGTatgaaacgacgttgtttcatGCACTTTAACGCGTTCCGTCAACGTCTCAGCTAACGGATGTTAGCCAATCGTCTGCTTCTTGGGCGCGCGCGTCTTCAGCTGGAACGGGGTACGCGGGCGCACTTTGAGCGTTGAATGGCAATctggcgctcatctgatggttgTAGCTTCGACTGTAACTTCTTCTTCTGATATCGGCCACACTCGATTACtgatttatttgtattttaaaaccttaagggtttgtttgaaattgatttttctttcacccttttgtcttaattttgatctttttaaatacacaaaatattaaaataaatatggcaaatattttacaattttgtttttaatatatttttcgggttatataaataattttgaaagatgaaatggatacctcatttcatcctaaattatttattttaatccctgatttaaaaaatatatattttttaagataaatgagaataacatttatctcaaatcattttatttttattattttgactattttccttaattaattagattttaattgtCACAATAATTAgcctaattatttgttttaattgggttttggtggggttaattattttgattttatttatttaaaaataaattaaaataatagttttaattttataaattagtgtgTAGATTTTATTGCTTATAGACACTATACCAAAATTTCGGTTTACTGAAATTTCGATATGACACAAGTAACATACcaattatacataatatttgCGATATACCGAGATTTAAGCACGGTATCGATATTTTACCATTCATAccgaaaaaatatatttattcaaaaaaatatatgaatttgttGGGATAGGTTGATTCGTTGAAAGTCGTGTTAAAAAGTTTAGGCCAGCTATGTGAATCTAACTAAGGAAATTGAAATTATGGCTTATGAAATatcgaaattttaaaaaactcataccAATATCGTAATTTCAATATCAGTAATATATCATAccaatatttttgatattttacggtataatatttttgatatatcgaaaatatcgataaACATTTCACCTTAAACTCGAGTGGTAAAAGTAGTccctaaaatatcaaatatcacATATTCGATTctcatttaaaacgttttaagttaaagttgattattatttaaaacgtttaaaGTTAAACAGTGGGGATTACGTTATTTTTCTACATTATAAAAACAAACACTATAGTCACCTAAaagatatgttttaaataaaaaacaatcacGTTATGTTTGAactcttaaaatattattctcttaaaatttttaaataggttAGTGATTACTATGTTTAAActttttctaaatataatttaatggttgtgaatttgactttttttttgggaaaagttTAAACTAGTTACCATTAGACAagttaaaaagaataaatataagataGTTTGTAGATACACTTTATGTAGTGGTCCCATATCAATTGGTGGTTTGGCGTAGGATTGTTTCATGgatcttcaattaatttaagaagatTGCATTCTATGTTTACTTAATGTAACTGATTAGTTTATACATAGAAAACAACAAGTCATACTTagttaataaaacaattttattatctaCTTATTTGCGAAAATCACAACCAATAACAAGCATACCATGTTCAGGGCCGGACTTGGGATAAGCCCGGCAAGTCATCGGGCTAGGGCAGCCccatatattaaaaataggaagatatttttattaaatttgttataattttaaacataaagtTTTGTAATTTAGTGGTCAAAGAGAAGAATGTAAagttttatttggttataagttcaaattttacaaaaaaaaattaaaaaaaattaaaaaaaaattaaaaaaaaatttatcaatattttaaaatagacctagagaaaaacaaaaatatggaTATTTTTTATCGGACGATAAGGCAGCCCAAACTCGGGGCCGACTCTGCtcatgttcatatatatatatatatatatataaaagaacaGTGCGTGGGATCGCCCTATTCCTTATCATTTTCAAGCGTAGTTAAAGTTATTACTATTTTTGTAAacttcactatattttatatgttttaatgaGCTATTTCCTCGTTCTTTTAGCACTAGCTAGTTTGTCGCTTCTAGATATATGCGCAAAGTCATTCCTCATTTTTCTTTTTCGTGGCTCCATCTCGATCATCATATGGGAAAAACAAAAAGTAGTGTCCAAAACCATTTTCATCCTAACTCATCTTCCTTGTTTCAAAGTCTTATACAATAAAATACTCAATCAATGCATTGGTAGGATTAATccgaaatccaatccaatctaaattctaaatactaattcggattggatatttcggattggattgagatcggatcggattgagTTCGGATTGGATTAAATCagattggattaggattatccaaattatccaaactatcatctcaatataatatatattttacttatcatcactttgacaatgatatttatttatttttaaatttttttataattatattttttaaaatcaaatttaataataataaaaaaattcgatttaaaaaaaaattgttgactaatttcaagttgatatatataaatattttttaatttggattatccaaaccattttcaattcaatccgtattaattagtaaaatggtttggattatgaattttataaatttaatttggatttaatacggatcgAACAAAACAAATTGATTTTACCCATTTGTTCACCCCTACCGACAACTACAACTCAATACCCTCATGGAGATTGAATAAAGTTTTAAGCCTCCCAAGAGATTTGGTGAGGTGCCTTGTGCAAAATGAAAATCAAGTTCACGGAGTCTGCCAACAAAAAATGGTGGAATATGATTGGAtcttttatttagaaaaattatttgggCAACAAAATTACAAAGAAAGTAAGACCATGGGAGGatagaaaaaaatagtttttttttgttttgttttttagaaaatagcCATCAACAGCTTGAGTTTTTGAGATTTGTAGCTTAATTctatttaagttattaaaataattttgtttaatatgaactaaaaaaatcaatttaattgttacaaatatttaaagatttaataattaataaataaataaatcttgtttTTAATTAGTCAACAAATTAACCGGTCAATTTGCTTGATTTgaaaactataataataataataataataataataatatttattgtgaataatttgtattattttgattttgtcaaaACTTTGTAAAATTGGTGAGAattagtcttcttcttcctccctCCCAACTTTGAACAAGGGTTTTGCTGCTCAAGTCTCAAACAACACGCATCTTCCAAGCTCCATTTGGATAAAGACAGATTTGCGCTTATCGATCGATTGGACTAGTTGAGCTCACGATTATGGCGTACGTAGATCACGCTTTCTCGATATCTGATGAGGACATCATGATGGAGTCTTCTTACATCATGAACAATCGTCCTCCCGTCAAGGAGATCGCACTTGCCATCTCTCTACTTTTCTTCGGCACCACAGCAATTGTCTTGGGAATCTTCATGTCCATCAATCGTGTAGGCGGCGATCGGGCTCATGGTAAAACACCTCTATCTGACTCTCTCGACTCTGTTACACTAGTTTCTAAAGTGGATAAATCGATTGCTTTGTCTTTATTTTAGGGTTTTTCTTTGCGTTACTTGGGGCCGTACTATTCCTTCCAGGTTTCTACTATACTCGGATTGCTTACTTTGCCTACAAGGGTTACAAGGGTTTCTCTTTCTCCAACATCCCCCCTGTTTAATAGTGCttgagaaacaaacaaaaacacgAATGAGTGCTCTTTCATGTACATAATATTATCTTTCATACGCACTATGAATATCCTTTTCAAACACGTATCTTTACTTGTAATGTTAGTTATCATGTCtcaattaattttcttattttgaatCATCTCCAAGTAGTAGTAGTAATAGTGTTTGCTGATGATTGTGGTTGGGTCTTGAGTTGGATAAAAATGATGTTCATCCACTGACTATCATCTTTAGCTGCTCTGAATAAACAAACAATTGATACACAGATTTACATTGTATGAATTTCATATATAGTCTCCTTTCTGCAGAGCATCATTCATATATAGCTTTATAAGTTATTGTTGTTCCTGGTCTATTATAGTGCCTAAATCCCTTGGTTCTTCAAATTGGTTTTTAGGTTGTTTTTCTGCTTCTCTAGTATTCTTTATGAATGAAAGCAGTCTACTGTGAACTTACTATTGTAGATGTATGCATTGAATGCTGGATCTTCTCAATCTGTTCATAGTATTCTGTAAATCCAAAAAATCTCCTGGGATTAGATTTTTTGCAACAGCTAAGAGATGtacatgataaaatattatagttgATTATGATATTTCATTCCTGTTAACAAACATTTTTATCACTATCTTGGTAAAATAGTGATTGGGTTTGGTATAGAAATAACAGATTTCATAACATAAAGCTTCTACACTTATGGATTTTCTATTTCGGAGATTACTTGGTAAAATAAGTGAAAGATCTTAGCTTGTTTGTTTTCTAACTGAAACATTTGTGCCTGCCCAAGGTCTAATTTTAATCTAAACCCAGAAACATATCCTCAGTGGACGAGtataatacattaattttttcttttggaaATGGTCCGAGTGTGAAGATTCGAACTCATGACTTTACAGACACGAGTTTTTACGGTCAACTTATACTAAATTA
It encodes the following:
- the LOC124926794 gene encoding transmembrane protein 230-like; translated protein: MAYVDHAFSISDEDIMMESSYIMNNRPPVKEIALAISLLFFGTTAIVLGIFMSINRVGGDRAHGFFFALLGAVLFLPGFYYTRIAYFAYKGYKGFSFSNIPPV